A window of Magnolia sinica isolate HGM2019 chromosome 13, MsV1, whole genome shotgun sequence genomic DNA:
GACTCAGTACCAAAATCACATGGCAAATGTAGAGTTTTCCCTCTCTTCAACCAAATGAAAATTTCTAACCAAACTGAGTAAAAGCCTTGAAGACGATAATCAAAATGGCAAAATGAAAGACACTGTTATGTTTGACAAACAAATATAGAATCCAAAGCAGTGATTGCTGCAGTGGTGAATTGCTGTTCGGAAACAGATATTGAATCTGAAGCAGCGAGTGCTACGATGAAGATGATCTGCTGACAGGAGCTGTGTAATCACCTTGCACAAATCCAGTGAAAAATCCCTCTACCTGTAGGAAGTTGAAATCATCAATCATCGTAATAAGGCGCAGGTGCAAGCACGGTCAAGCAGCTCGGCTAGCAAGGAAGAGCATGAGCCTTCCGCCTCCCACTCGAAAAGACAGAAGTCCCTCCTAGCATTCATTCATGTAATTGTCTCCAAACAGAGGCATAGTACAAATGCTTGATCAGAAGGAAAAACAATGTTTGTTTGACCAATCAAATGTATGGCTGGGGCCCACTTTTCGGTATTCTTAACGCTCGTTTGATGGGTCCCATCAAGAGTTGGGCCATTCTCCGACATCTCCCCTATcaaatgaaaattggattgagttCCTTTATCGTAtgaagtaaactctgttgggcccaccatgaatgtatgtggtttatccatgccatccatccgtttttccagctcattttaggggttgagcccaaaattgaagcatatccaaagctcgagtggaccacaccaaaggaaacagtgggaataatgatttccaccgttcaaaccttcctagggcccacagcaatgtttatttgtcatccaacctgttcataagatcacgcatacatggatgaagggaaaacacaaatatcagcatcgtttcctgtggtgtggtccacttgagctttggatatgcttcaattttgcactcaagccctaaaattatctggtaaaatggatggatggagtggataaaatacataaatcacggtgggccccacagagtttacttgttactcagtatgcaattcgCTTtcctatcagatgatcctagtATCTGGTTGGAAGCTTTCAAATGGCCAATTATTGTTGAAACTGAGGTGATTTTTGGGTATTTTCCAACCATGATGGGACTGACCATATGACGGTTTGATCACCAAGAGGTGAGCCACCGCACAAGTGCAGTTGTCAGACTAAGCGAGTTCCCAATCAAAAGATAGAATATTCACCATCATGGCCTTGTCCTGGCAAACACTGCATATTGAGATTGAAGAGGCAATTCACAGCAACATAACACACCTGTGCGATGTCCTAGACAGTCACCAAGTGGGGCAACACATGTACCAAAACACGGACTATTATGATAAAGGTGACCAACGGTCTATATTCAAGGTgcatgtgcagcccacctgattagtggaacTTTATTTTGGTCTAGGGCATGTTCAAGATGGTCCCAGTGGAACTTGATTTTGGTCTAGGGCATGTTCAAGATGGTCCCAGTGGAACTTGATTTTGGTCTAGGGCATGTTCAGATGGTCCCAGATGATGAGCGGCTTTGACTCTGCGCATGTGTGCATGTAGGCACGTGGAGCATCAATTCGCCCCTTCAATATCTCCTAACACAAATCACCTCACATTTCTCTTGAATATTACCTCtgctaagggcccatttggacgcaCCATCAAAACCAGGGTTGATAGATGAAACTCTCGTTTGGATCCGGAACCCTAGTTCTGTGGGCCATTTGGATCGCCACCCGCAAACTGTCTTTTTAAACCCATCAAGCAATTTAGGCAAAAATCAATCTGATTGGGCTTTTGCGGAAAAGCCATTTGTGACAGTTGCATCTAAACCGGTCCTAAATAAACCACTTCCATTTTACTGAATCTCATTGCAGATACTTCCTAATCTTCAATGAACTAATCTAACTGCTCTCGGGTGTGATTTACCTGGCCAGGCGAGTGTTTTAATGCGCGTCTTGCTTGACGCTTTCCCTTAGGAAGTCAAGCACAATAGAAGCTAACTCATCTCGATGGGAATTGTATCCATGGTTGGCTCCTTCTAGAATATGCAGCTTGTGGTTGGGAATAAGCTTGGCGAACTCCGATGCATCTTCCACTGGTATGATCTCATCTTCTGATCCATGCACAGTCAAGACCCTGTACATGATTTCTGCTTCTAGTTACAATAGCCAAGAAATTCATGTAAAAACTACATGTAGCTAATCATAAACACTGACCGGTGAGTCAGGCCCCATTGTTTAAAGCCAACCTAACCACGTGACCCATTAATCGCAACCGTTGGTTATTTCATTTTGAGATGCAGTTAATGGCCTGATATAGACAGAAAACCATCCCCAGCGGTGGTGTTGGTAGCATTTGAATGGGAAAAACTTCAACCAAGAGATGAACCCTCAAGCAGAAGGATCAGATCTTTGCTGATTTGAAATTCAATTAACAGCAAACAACTACCATGCTTTGGTTAGCTGGTTGTTAAGGTGCAACTTCTGCATCCATCACAGGCACGGAACTCTGTCCAATGCTCAAAAACCATAAAGAGGACATGCTAAATGAGATTTAGATTGTTTGTTCATTGGGTGGGACCTACCAAGGAGGGTCCATAGCTAAGGAATCACACTGAATGGATGgtgctaaccatccaattggtccCTACTCCCTACAAATGAGCTCCAAAAGACAAGTGAAAAAGGATCTATACTCAATGGATAAAATACTTCTGTTTGGTGGGTTATGATTGTCCAATAAgttattttcttttattcatgGACGATCCATTGTAAGAActgcctgatgaatggttcaaatATTGTACAAGTTAGCCAGTTATATGGTGTCTTCATGACATAACAGTCTTTCTCTTTGTTAGTTTTTTGTAACATTATTACTACAACTCTACAAGGAACAACCACTTCCTATGCAGACAACAATAATTGTTTAACACTGGCACAAACAGAACAAAGGTTATCAGGGCCTTAGATGGATACATACAGGAGATATTGACAATGTTGCAACTTGCAATTACAGCTTGATTTCAAATTTGAAATCACAGGTAGCAAATCAGGCATGTTTATGATAGGAAGACAAGCTAACAGAATAATAGAACGTGGCCATGTGAATATTTAAGGGCCCATTTCAATGCCCCTGAAAAGAAGGATCATTTCTGGTTTATCAATGGAACCACTCCCAACAGTGGATCGGTTCCATGGATAaagtgtagatgatgatgatgatgcatcaAAATGTTAGGAGTGTTGTGATGTGAAAGTTTTGTACAAATGGGATCCTTTGACCATTGGTTCAGATTGTTTACCTAACAGGCTCCACTGTGAATGGGGATGGACAATCATCTTTGAGATGGGAAGACCCTTTACCTAATATTCTCCACCCTGGATGGGAATAGCACAAACATCTTTGGGATAATCTTGAGATTGGAAGATTGTTTACCTGATAAGCTCCGCTATGGCTCAAACATCTTCGAGCTTGGGAGATCCTGGCCATTCAATATTTGGCCTTTTTACCAGACCATTTCCCCCCCAAAAGATCTAGCCCCAGGTAGAAAGGAGCTTCAAAAGAAGGCGCGGAAGTCTCGGGTATGGGGAGAGCCGCTTGAGCATAtatttgtaggccactgatcGAAGGATTCAGATCCTCAAAACCCAAGAGATTTTTGGATCATTCCACAAGAACTATGGGATTCATCATATCAATAGTTCTGGTCCTTCTGGATCACCAACCCATGGCCAGACTCATACAAACAACACGTCAGGACACACAAGTTCTGATACATCGAGACCTTATAGttgctcatttgatgtatttatcatCTGAACTAAATGATGGTTATGGTAGTGTATTGTTGAATATCATGCACACAGAATAAACACAAAGTATTAGAGAATGCATTCAACCTGCAGTCTTTGTCAATTGAAAGGCATGCTGCACGCATATCAGTATTTAGGCGATCCATCAAACTTTCCTCAGTGACACGGAACTCCACATTTCCTAAAATGCCATAAAATGTTAATCatatttctcaaaaagaaaaggagaagcaaACAAGACAAGGAAGGTAACCCGAGGATAGAAATACCAATAGCTCATAAGGGTCACATCATAGCTACATTAAACATTGTGAGGTTTGGTAGCCCCACAGACACCTTTACATGCCAGCCAGGAATGTGTACGGTACATCGTGCAGTGCATGAGGTGTGGGTCCACCATGCAGCAGATTCAACTGGCAGGTGAATCATGTAATGTTGAATGTGGACAGAGAAAGTTCTTTTAAACCATTAACTGTTTGAATAGAGGTTCAGCCGAACTCGtaagtggaccaacctgatttttttgTTCAAAGTCATCGACTCATCTGTACCAGATCCACCTTATGTGGATAAGATGCCCCACACATGACGTACTGTGTATAAAGGTGCTTGTGAGTCTAGCAAACCTCTTAACTTTTAAATGCATTATGGTAACCTAAAGTGCATTACAGTATAAAGCTTATCCATGCATGTGATGAATACCAAGTAAAACATTACCCGCTTCGTCCTTGACATCAATAAACCCATCATTCTTGATTCTTTGCATAAAATCTTTCCCTAAGCGATCTTCAATGCCTCGCTCGAGATTAAAGCGACCCGAGACATTGACAACCATAGGAACATCATGGTACATAGAAGCATATAAGACCACCACATTTCCTCCTGCGATATTCCATTTCAACGATCAATCCCTTTGTAAAACACACGAGGATGAACATTTAGCAAGTGTACTGAACTTTCTAGATTAGATAGCCATCTTCAgactagggctgcaacttgggtttgggttgacccaacctgagttccGTTCAGATTCTCAGGATCCTCGGGTTGGGTTAGGAATGGAGAACTCCGATCCAATTTGAAATCAGGTTGGTTTCAGATGGAGCATATTCAGGTCGGGTTAGGtcagttgggaataatcacatgtatttgttTCAGGTCAGGTCTGGTTTCAGGTTGATCCTCAACCCGAACGAAGCCACCCGAGTTGCACCTCTACTTAGAGACACAAAAATCATATCATAAACCATGAAACGAACCCCTCAATAAAAGATATTTAttcatttagagagagagagagagagagagagagagagagagagagagagagagagagagagagagagagagagagagagagagagagagagagagagagagagagagagagagagagagagagagagagagagagagagagagagagagagagagagagagagagagagagagattcccaAACTCAAATTCTGAATATAACCAACAAGATTTCCATCTGTTTGTGCATTGTCCTTTTGCGGGGTCAATATGGGTAGATATCCTATCCCGTTTCCATGTTTTATGGTCATTCCTGGGTACCGTCAACTCATTATTGGCTTGGCATGGGATGCAGTTTGGGAAGGCCAAGACTAGACTTTAGAGGATGGCCCTGCAGTTTGGTGGGCtttgtgggaagaaaggaatgctaGATGTTTTGATAATTCCTCCAAAATGGCAGATAGTGTCTCTTCTAGGGTGAGGACGCTTGTCGTTGATTGGGCTACCTCCTCCAATTTATTGGGGGATTGTTGTATCGATTTTCTTGTTTATTCTCAGGTCCTCTCTCTTGGCGCCCCTCCTTTGCATTTCCTTTTTTTGGCTTTTTAATAAATTCTCAGTTACCTCtcgcaaaaaaaaataaaaaataataataataaataaattgttGGTCCACAAATCAGGGTTGACCATTAATCAAAATGACAATCAAATGTTTCACATATAATTTTTTGATCTCTTTCCTAATCAgtttgaaaagaaaaggaaagagtcCGGTTATGCATTTCAGGACTAAATTTAACAAATTAGATCAAGAAGCTCAAAAACTGTGGTGTATTTCATCTATATGAAAGCATCGGCATCTAAAATGCAGATTTCTTGGACACTTTTTGAATGCTGGAGAGTAACTTGACATGTCATAAAAAATTACACAAAAAGAAAACTGCTTGGTGATTTGCCCACCTTTACTGTGGCCAATAATGGCACTTATTTCACGTTTTATCCCAGAAAAATATAGGACCACAGCATGCAAATCATCTGCCTCTTCTCGGTAGTTACCATACTGAAATGAACCTTCACTCTCCCTGGAATGCAGAAGATGATCAATTCCTTAATATTAGCTGAACCAAAATAAGAACAGCTCAGAAAGTATTTGAATTCCAAAAATTGACATCCACAACTAACAAAGATCTACagaaaattgaatggaaaatagaaTTGAACATCAAATGTAAATACTGTTCAGTCATTTCTCACAGACAACACGCTGCTTCACAGAAAGCAAGGTCATCTGTTACCCCCACAGTCTTATGAAAAAAATTGGCAATGAACAACATAAACAAATGAAGACTGGCAAGTAATCAATAGAAAGTCCCAGTAATGGCTACTTATAAGAGTACTATCCCTGAA
This region includes:
- the LOC131222731 gene encoding uncharacterized protein LOC131222731 isoform X1 codes for the protein MRSSVPAHPNFNCQTLPPQDQISTRPGHRFRTNTTRMAQSFSFQQQQGGDIGIQQQKITIPNNRGEKLVGILLETGSRELVVICHGFQSSKEGKTIASVAAALTREGISTFRFDFSGNGESEGSFQYGNYREEADDLHAVVLYFSGIKREISAIIGHSKGGNVVVLYASMYHDVPMVVNVSGRFNLERGIEDRLGKDFMQRIKNDGFIDVKDEAGNVEFRVTEESLMDRLNTDMRAACLSIDKDCRVLTVHGSEDEIIPVEDASEFAKLIPNHKLHILEGANHGYNSHRDELASIVLDFLRESVKQDAH
- the LOC131222731 gene encoding uncharacterized protein LOC131222731 isoform X2, with the translated sequence MRSSVPAHPNFNCQTLPPQDQISTRPGHRFRTNTTRMAQSFSFQQQQGGDIGIQQQKITIPNNRGEKLVGILLETGSRELVVICHGFQSSKEGKTIASVAAALTREGISTFRFDFSGNGESEGSFQYGNYREEADDLHAVVLYFSGIKREISAIIGHSKGNVEFRVTEESLMDRLNTDMRAACLSIDKDCRVLTVHGSEDEIIPVEDASEFAKLIPNHKLHILEGANHGYNSHRDELASIVLDFLRESVKQDAH